From the Montipora capricornis isolate CH-2021 chromosome 2, ASM3666992v2, whole genome shotgun sequence genome, one window contains:
- the LOC138038392 gene encoding putative histone-lysine N-methyltransferase PRDM6 isoform X8, producing MDSKAGQSAKPDHTREKSPSKKYLLFNEKTVQFLLYGKKKSKIIEVNKLKRKTTSCQEPSPSKKQQIAADVEEPRLTSAMRSFPDEVQLCVSSIPGALYGVCAKQHIPLGTWIGPYEGKRITPQRLTPDIDSDHLWEIFKDGSLSHFLDGSDEDNSSWMRFIRCARHVKEQNLYAFQYCENIFYRAFKEIPPGRELLVWYDDKYPEFYGIPLAMHDYEFIRESVSSSTSRGSRKPGATTTQVSSIEHDHKMDVLLESQENPRTENSRISSAQPMQPRLVRPTYSTRNSFTREQVIPSDVTDTPRYKETLLQDIGRNKRSDVPTSLCHTQPFKAFCQPSLSSDGNFIHSETRSKDLPKIEKPIHSEKLLSKAYVSTKETSVLQGKEPSSASNKGLLQKTFSATQVSSTQFTDNDEQISTRIMEGNASKLENTSERPMPALQPYITKAPPLHRHVNTLYYEPVSTQTSGIPIEEFGMWRCRQCLKTFTQRVSLQMHQCSQLPKKPYQCGQCRLSFATSSELRSHVELHTNDKLFKCGFCSRTFSGATTLNNHIRTHTGEKPFICEKCNKTFSQASHLARHQRNPGECVEDP from the exons ATGGATAGCAAAGCTGGCCAGTCGGCAAAACCTGACCATACACGAGAAAAGAGCCCAAGTAAAAAATATCTCCTCTTCAACGAGAAAACGGTACAGTTTCTTCTGTATGGAAAAAAGAAATCCAAGATTATAGAGGTCAACAAGCTCAAAAGAAAGACTACAAGTTGTCAAG AGCCTTCTCCTTCGAAGAAACAGCAAATTGCCGCCGACGTGGAGGAACCACGACTCACAAGCGCCATGAGGTCATTTCCGGATGAAGTACAGCTGTGCGTGTCGAGTATTCCTGGGGCGCTTTACGGCGTGTGCGCCAAACAACATATTCCCTTGGGGACATGGATTGGGCCTTATGAGGGTAAACGAATTACTCCACAGAGACTCACACCAGACATTGATTCGGATCATCTTTGGGAG ATTTTCAAAGATGGCAGCTTGAGTCATTTTCTCGACGGAAGTGATGAAGACAACTCCAGCTGGATGCGTTTCATTCGCTGTGCTCGCCACGTCAAGGAGCAGAATTTGTATGCATTCCAGTACTGTGAAAATATTTTCTATCGAGCATTCAAGGAAATTCCACCAGGAAGAGAATTGTTGGTTTGGTACGATGATAAATACCCAGAGTTTTATGGAATTCCATTGGCAATGCATGATTACGAATTCATCAGGGAATCTG TATCATCTTCGACTTCTCGAGGATCTCGAAAACCCGGCGCTACAACCACACAAGTGAGTTCTATAGAACACGATCATAAAATGGATGTTTTATTGGAATCACAGGAAAATCCTCGGACAGAAAACAGCAGAATCTCCTCAGCGCAACCTATGCAACCGCGTCTTGTGCGCCCAACGTACAGTACGCGTAATTCCTTCACGAGAGAGCAGGTGATTCCATCTGATGTGACCGATACTCCAAGATATAAAGAGACATTACTACAGGATATCGGGAGAAATAAGAGAAGTGACGTTCCGACAAGTTTGTGCCACACGCAACCCTTCAAGGCTTTTTGTCAACCGTCGTTATCGAGTGATGGTAATTTTATTCATTCAGAAACAAGGAGCAAAGATttgccaaaaatagaaaaacctATACACAGTGAGAAATTGTTGAGTAAGGCTTACGTGTCAACAAAAGAGACAAGTGTGTTACAAGGAAAAGAACCGTCATCTGCAAGTAACAAAGGCCTGTTACAGAAAACATTTAGTGCAACACAAGTGTCTTCAACACAGTTCACTGATA ATGATGAACAAATATCCACTCGCATAATGGAAGGAAATGCAAGCAAGTTGGAGAATACATCGGAGCGTCCTATGCCAGCCCTTCAACCTTACATAACCAAAGCTCCACCCCTTCACAGACACGTTAACACACTCTACTATGAACCAGTAAGCACCCAAACGTCTGGCATACCCATTGAAGAATTTGGCATGTGGCGGTGCCGGCAATGCTTAAAGACATTTACTCAGAGGGTGTCACTTCAAATGCACCAATGTTCCCAGCTTCCTAAGAAGCCCTATCAATGCGGACAGTGCAGACTCTCTTTTGCCACGTCGTCTGAATTAAGAAGTCACGTGGAACTACACACAAATGACAAGTTATTCAAGTGCGGTTTTTGTTCGCGGACGTTTTCGGGGGCCACAACTTTAAACAATCATATACGTACACACACGGGAGAGAAACCATTTATCTGCGAGAAATGCAACAAGACATTTTCACAAGCTAGTCATTTAGCGAGACATCAGCGAAATCCAGGGGAATGCGTGGAGGACCCTTGA
- the LOC138038392 gene encoding putative histone-lysine N-methyltransferase PRDM6 isoform X6, translating to MVTSFERTHQVTMDSKAGQSAKPDHTREKSPSKKYLLFNEKTVQFLLYGKKKSKIIEVNKLKRKTTSCQEPSPSKKQQIAADVEEPRLTSAMRSFPDEVQLCVSSIPGALYGVCAKQHIPLGTWIGPYEGKRITPQRLTPDIDSDHLWEIFKDGSLSHFLDGSDEDNSSWMRFIRCARHVKEQNLYAFQYCENIFYRAFKEIPPGRELLVWYDDKYPEFYGIPLAMHDYEFIRESVSSSTSRGSRKPGATTTQVSSIEHDHKMDVLLESQENPRTENSRISSAQPMQPRLVRPTYSTRNSFTREQVIPSDVTDTPRYKETLLQDIGRNKRSDVPTSLCHTQPFKAFCQPSLSSDGNFIHSETRSKDLPKIEKPIHSEKLLSKAYVSTKETSVLQGKEPSSASNKGLLQKTFSATQVSSTQFTDNDEQISTRIMEGNASKLENTSERPMPALQPYITKAPPLHRHVNTLYYEPVSTQTSGIPIEEFGMWRCRQCLKTFTQRVSLQMHQCSQLPKKPYQCGQCRLSFATSSELRSHVELHTNDKLFKCGFCSRTFSGATTLNNHIRTHTGEKPFICEKCNKTFSQASHLARHQRNPGECVEDP from the exons GACTCATCAAGTTACAATGGATAGCAAAGCTGGCCAGTCGGCAAAACCTGACCATACACGAGAAAAGAGCCCAAGTAAAAAATATCTCCTCTTCAACGAGAAAACGGTACAGTTTCTTCTGTATGGAAAAAAGAAATCCAAGATTATAGAGGTCAACAAGCTCAAAAGAAAGACTACAAGTTGTCAAG AGCCTTCTCCTTCGAAGAAACAGCAAATTGCCGCCGACGTGGAGGAACCACGACTCACAAGCGCCATGAGGTCATTTCCGGATGAAGTACAGCTGTGCGTGTCGAGTATTCCTGGGGCGCTTTACGGCGTGTGCGCCAAACAACATATTCCCTTGGGGACATGGATTGGGCCTTATGAGGGTAAACGAATTACTCCACAGAGACTCACACCAGACATTGATTCGGATCATCTTTGGGAG ATTTTCAAAGATGGCAGCTTGAGTCATTTTCTCGACGGAAGTGATGAAGACAACTCCAGCTGGATGCGTTTCATTCGCTGTGCTCGCCACGTCAAGGAGCAGAATTTGTATGCATTCCAGTACTGTGAAAATATTTTCTATCGAGCATTCAAGGAAATTCCACCAGGAAGAGAATTGTTGGTTTGGTACGATGATAAATACCCAGAGTTTTATGGAATTCCATTGGCAATGCATGATTACGAATTCATCAGGGAATCTG TATCATCTTCGACTTCTCGAGGATCTCGAAAACCCGGCGCTACAACCACACAAGTGAGTTCTATAGAACACGATCATAAAATGGATGTTTTATTGGAATCACAGGAAAATCCTCGGACAGAAAACAGCAGAATCTCCTCAGCGCAACCTATGCAACCGCGTCTTGTGCGCCCAACGTACAGTACGCGTAATTCCTTCACGAGAGAGCAGGTGATTCCATCTGATGTGACCGATACTCCAAGATATAAAGAGACATTACTACAGGATATCGGGAGAAATAAGAGAAGTGACGTTCCGACAAGTTTGTGCCACACGCAACCCTTCAAGGCTTTTTGTCAACCGTCGTTATCGAGTGATGGTAATTTTATTCATTCAGAAACAAGGAGCAAAGATttgccaaaaatagaaaaacctATACACAGTGAGAAATTGTTGAGTAAGGCTTACGTGTCAACAAAAGAGACAAGTGTGTTACAAGGAAAAGAACCGTCATCTGCAAGTAACAAAGGCCTGTTACAGAAAACATTTAGTGCAACACAAGTGTCTTCAACACAGTTCACTGATA ATGATGAACAAATATCCACTCGCATAATGGAAGGAAATGCAAGCAAGTTGGAGAATACATCGGAGCGTCCTATGCCAGCCCTTCAACCTTACATAACCAAAGCTCCACCCCTTCACAGACACGTTAACACACTCTACTATGAACCAGTAAGCACCCAAACGTCTGGCATACCCATTGAAGAATTTGGCATGTGGCGGTGCCGGCAATGCTTAAAGACATTTACTCAGAGGGTGTCACTTCAAATGCACCAATGTTCCCAGCTTCCTAAGAAGCCCTATCAATGCGGACAGTGCAGACTCTCTTTTGCCACGTCGTCTGAATTAAGAAGTCACGTGGAACTACACACAAATGACAAGTTATTCAAGTGCGGTTTTTGTTCGCGGACGTTTTCGGGGGCCACAACTTTAAACAATCATATACGTACACACACGGGAGAGAAACCATTTATCTGCGAGAAATGCAACAAGACATTTTCACAAGCTAGTCATTTAGCGAGACATCAGCGAAATCCAGGGGAATGCGTGGAGGACCCTTGA
- the LOC138038392 gene encoding putative histone-lysine N-methyltransferase PRDM6 isoform X5, with translation MIHTVHWTHQVTMDSKAGQSAKPDHTREKSPSKKYLLFNEKTVQFLLYGKKKSKIIEVNKLKRKTTSCQEPSPSKKQQIAADVEEPRLTSAMRSFPDEVQLCVSSIPGALYGVCAKQHIPLGTWIGPYEGKRITPQRLTPDIDSDHLWEIFKDGSLSHFLDGSDEDNSSWMRFIRCARHVKEQNLYAFQYCENIFYRAFKEIPPGRELLVWYDDKYPEFYGIPLAMHDYEFIRESVSSSTSRGSRKPGATTTQVSSIEHDHKMDVLLESQENPRTENSRISSAQPMQPRLVRPTYSTRNSFTREQVIPSDVTDTPRYKETLLQDIGRNKRSDVPTSLCHTQPFKAFCQPSLSSDGNFIHSETRSKDLPKIEKPIHSEKLLSKAYVSTKETSVLQGKEPSSASNKGLLQKTFSATQVSSTQFTDNDEQISTRIMEGNASKLENTSERPMPALQPYITKAPPLHRHVNTLYYEPVSTQTSGIPIEEFGMWRCRQCLKTFTQRVSLQMHQCSQLPKKPYQCGQCRLSFATSSELRSHVELHTNDKLFKCGFCSRTFSGATTLNNHIRTHTGEKPFICEKCNKTFSQASHLARHQRNPGECVEDP, from the exons ATGATCCACACTGTGCATTG GACTCATCAAGTTACAATGGATAGCAAAGCTGGCCAGTCGGCAAAACCTGACCATACACGAGAAAAGAGCCCAAGTAAAAAATATCTCCTCTTCAACGAGAAAACGGTACAGTTTCTTCTGTATGGAAAAAAGAAATCCAAGATTATAGAGGTCAACAAGCTCAAAAGAAAGACTACAAGTTGTCAAG AGCCTTCTCCTTCGAAGAAACAGCAAATTGCCGCCGACGTGGAGGAACCACGACTCACAAGCGCCATGAGGTCATTTCCGGATGAAGTACAGCTGTGCGTGTCGAGTATTCCTGGGGCGCTTTACGGCGTGTGCGCCAAACAACATATTCCCTTGGGGACATGGATTGGGCCTTATGAGGGTAAACGAATTACTCCACAGAGACTCACACCAGACATTGATTCGGATCATCTTTGGGAG ATTTTCAAAGATGGCAGCTTGAGTCATTTTCTCGACGGAAGTGATGAAGACAACTCCAGCTGGATGCGTTTCATTCGCTGTGCTCGCCACGTCAAGGAGCAGAATTTGTATGCATTCCAGTACTGTGAAAATATTTTCTATCGAGCATTCAAGGAAATTCCACCAGGAAGAGAATTGTTGGTTTGGTACGATGATAAATACCCAGAGTTTTATGGAATTCCATTGGCAATGCATGATTACGAATTCATCAGGGAATCTG TATCATCTTCGACTTCTCGAGGATCTCGAAAACCCGGCGCTACAACCACACAAGTGAGTTCTATAGAACACGATCATAAAATGGATGTTTTATTGGAATCACAGGAAAATCCTCGGACAGAAAACAGCAGAATCTCCTCAGCGCAACCTATGCAACCGCGTCTTGTGCGCCCAACGTACAGTACGCGTAATTCCTTCACGAGAGAGCAGGTGATTCCATCTGATGTGACCGATACTCCAAGATATAAAGAGACATTACTACAGGATATCGGGAGAAATAAGAGAAGTGACGTTCCGACAAGTTTGTGCCACACGCAACCCTTCAAGGCTTTTTGTCAACCGTCGTTATCGAGTGATGGTAATTTTATTCATTCAGAAACAAGGAGCAAAGATttgccaaaaatagaaaaacctATACACAGTGAGAAATTGTTGAGTAAGGCTTACGTGTCAACAAAAGAGACAAGTGTGTTACAAGGAAAAGAACCGTCATCTGCAAGTAACAAAGGCCTGTTACAGAAAACATTTAGTGCAACACAAGTGTCTTCAACACAGTTCACTGATA ATGATGAACAAATATCCACTCGCATAATGGAAGGAAATGCAAGCAAGTTGGAGAATACATCGGAGCGTCCTATGCCAGCCCTTCAACCTTACATAACCAAAGCTCCACCCCTTCACAGACACGTTAACACACTCTACTATGAACCAGTAAGCACCCAAACGTCTGGCATACCCATTGAAGAATTTGGCATGTGGCGGTGCCGGCAATGCTTAAAGACATTTACTCAGAGGGTGTCACTTCAAATGCACCAATGTTCCCAGCTTCCTAAGAAGCCCTATCAATGCGGACAGTGCAGACTCTCTTTTGCCACGTCGTCTGAATTAAGAAGTCACGTGGAACTACACACAAATGACAAGTTATTCAAGTGCGGTTTTTGTTCGCGGACGTTTTCGGGGGCCACAACTTTAAACAATCATATACGTACACACACGGGAGAGAAACCATTTATCTGCGAGAAATGCAACAAGACATTTTCACAAGCTAGTCATTTAGCGAGACATCAGCGAAATCCAGGGGAATGCGTGGAGGACCCTTGA
- the LOC138038392 gene encoding putative histone-lysine N-methyltransferase PRDM6 isoform X7 yields MERTHQVTMDSKAGQSAKPDHTREKSPSKKYLLFNEKTVQFLLYGKKKSKIIEVNKLKRKTTSCQEPSPSKKQQIAADVEEPRLTSAMRSFPDEVQLCVSSIPGALYGVCAKQHIPLGTWIGPYEGKRITPQRLTPDIDSDHLWEIFKDGSLSHFLDGSDEDNSSWMRFIRCARHVKEQNLYAFQYCENIFYRAFKEIPPGRELLVWYDDKYPEFYGIPLAMHDYEFIRESVSSSTSRGSRKPGATTTQVSSIEHDHKMDVLLESQENPRTENSRISSAQPMQPRLVRPTYSTRNSFTREQVIPSDVTDTPRYKETLLQDIGRNKRSDVPTSLCHTQPFKAFCQPSLSSDGNFIHSETRSKDLPKIEKPIHSEKLLSKAYVSTKETSVLQGKEPSSASNKGLLQKTFSATQVSSTQFTDNDEQISTRIMEGNASKLENTSERPMPALQPYITKAPPLHRHVNTLYYEPVSTQTSGIPIEEFGMWRCRQCLKTFTQRVSLQMHQCSQLPKKPYQCGQCRLSFATSSELRSHVELHTNDKLFKCGFCSRTFSGATTLNNHIRTHTGEKPFICEKCNKTFSQASHLARHQRNPGECVEDP; encoded by the exons atggagaG GACTCATCAAGTTACAATGGATAGCAAAGCTGGCCAGTCGGCAAAACCTGACCATACACGAGAAAAGAGCCCAAGTAAAAAATATCTCCTCTTCAACGAGAAAACGGTACAGTTTCTTCTGTATGGAAAAAAGAAATCCAAGATTATAGAGGTCAACAAGCTCAAAAGAAAGACTACAAGTTGTCAAG AGCCTTCTCCTTCGAAGAAACAGCAAATTGCCGCCGACGTGGAGGAACCACGACTCACAAGCGCCATGAGGTCATTTCCGGATGAAGTACAGCTGTGCGTGTCGAGTATTCCTGGGGCGCTTTACGGCGTGTGCGCCAAACAACATATTCCCTTGGGGACATGGATTGGGCCTTATGAGGGTAAACGAATTACTCCACAGAGACTCACACCAGACATTGATTCGGATCATCTTTGGGAG ATTTTCAAAGATGGCAGCTTGAGTCATTTTCTCGACGGAAGTGATGAAGACAACTCCAGCTGGATGCGTTTCATTCGCTGTGCTCGCCACGTCAAGGAGCAGAATTTGTATGCATTCCAGTACTGTGAAAATATTTTCTATCGAGCATTCAAGGAAATTCCACCAGGAAGAGAATTGTTGGTTTGGTACGATGATAAATACCCAGAGTTTTATGGAATTCCATTGGCAATGCATGATTACGAATTCATCAGGGAATCTG TATCATCTTCGACTTCTCGAGGATCTCGAAAACCCGGCGCTACAACCACACAAGTGAGTTCTATAGAACACGATCATAAAATGGATGTTTTATTGGAATCACAGGAAAATCCTCGGACAGAAAACAGCAGAATCTCCTCAGCGCAACCTATGCAACCGCGTCTTGTGCGCCCAACGTACAGTACGCGTAATTCCTTCACGAGAGAGCAGGTGATTCCATCTGATGTGACCGATACTCCAAGATATAAAGAGACATTACTACAGGATATCGGGAGAAATAAGAGAAGTGACGTTCCGACAAGTTTGTGCCACACGCAACCCTTCAAGGCTTTTTGTCAACCGTCGTTATCGAGTGATGGTAATTTTATTCATTCAGAAACAAGGAGCAAAGATttgccaaaaatagaaaaacctATACACAGTGAGAAATTGTTGAGTAAGGCTTACGTGTCAACAAAAGAGACAAGTGTGTTACAAGGAAAAGAACCGTCATCTGCAAGTAACAAAGGCCTGTTACAGAAAACATTTAGTGCAACACAAGTGTCTTCAACACAGTTCACTGATA ATGATGAACAAATATCCACTCGCATAATGGAAGGAAATGCAAGCAAGTTGGAGAATACATCGGAGCGTCCTATGCCAGCCCTTCAACCTTACATAACCAAAGCTCCACCCCTTCACAGACACGTTAACACACTCTACTATGAACCAGTAAGCACCCAAACGTCTGGCATACCCATTGAAGAATTTGGCATGTGGCGGTGCCGGCAATGCTTAAAGACATTTACTCAGAGGGTGTCACTTCAAATGCACCAATGTTCCCAGCTTCCTAAGAAGCCCTATCAATGCGGACAGTGCAGACTCTCTTTTGCCACGTCGTCTGAATTAAGAAGTCACGTGGAACTACACACAAATGACAAGTTATTCAAGTGCGGTTTTTGTTCGCGGACGTTTTCGGGGGCCACAACTTTAAACAATCATATACGTACACACACGGGAGAGAAACCATTTATCTGCGAGAAATGCAACAAGACATTTTCACAAGCTAGTCATTTAGCGAGACATCAGCGAAATCCAGGGGAATGCGTGGAGGACCCTTGA
- the LOC138038392 gene encoding putative histone-lysine N-methyltransferase PRDM6 isoform X2, which produces MVECGIFAQCQAASPHKVNVRYYPFMPSKSRTGENMTHQVTMDSKAGQSAKPDHTREKSPSKKYLLFNEKTVQFLLYGKKKSKIIEVNKLKRKTTSCQEPSPSKKQQIAADVEEPRLTSAMRSFPDEVQLCVSSIPGALYGVCAKQHIPLGTWIGPYEGKRITPQRLTPDIDSDHLWEIFKDGSLSHFLDGSDEDNSSWMRFIRCARHVKEQNLYAFQYCENIFYRAFKEIPPGRELLVWYDDKYPEFYGIPLAMHDYEFIRESVSSSTSRGSRKPGATTTQVSSIEHDHKMDVLLESQENPRTENSRISSAQPMQPRLVRPTYSTRNSFTREQVIPSDVTDTPRYKETLLQDIGRNKRSDVPTSLCHTQPFKAFCQPSLSSDGNFIHSETRSKDLPKIEKPIHSEKLLSKAYVSTKETSVLQGKEPSSASNKGLLQKTFSATQVSSTQFTDNDEQISTRIMEGNASKLENTSERPMPALQPYITKAPPLHRHVNTLYYEPVSTQTSGIPIEEFGMWRCRQCLKTFTQRVSLQMHQCSQLPKKPYQCGQCRLSFATSSELRSHVELHTNDKLFKCGFCSRTFSGATTLNNHIRTHTGEKPFICEKCNKTFSQASHLARHQRNPGECVEDP; this is translated from the exons ATGGTGGAATGCGGAATTTTTGCACAATGCCAAGCGGCAAGTCCACACAAAGTCAATGTGAGGTATTATCCATTTATGCCCTCCAAGAGCAGGACAGGAGAAAACAT GACTCATCAAGTTACAATGGATAGCAAAGCTGGCCAGTCGGCAAAACCTGACCATACACGAGAAAAGAGCCCAAGTAAAAAATATCTCCTCTTCAACGAGAAAACGGTACAGTTTCTTCTGTATGGAAAAAAGAAATCCAAGATTATAGAGGTCAACAAGCTCAAAAGAAAGACTACAAGTTGTCAAG AGCCTTCTCCTTCGAAGAAACAGCAAATTGCCGCCGACGTGGAGGAACCACGACTCACAAGCGCCATGAGGTCATTTCCGGATGAAGTACAGCTGTGCGTGTCGAGTATTCCTGGGGCGCTTTACGGCGTGTGCGCCAAACAACATATTCCCTTGGGGACATGGATTGGGCCTTATGAGGGTAAACGAATTACTCCACAGAGACTCACACCAGACATTGATTCGGATCATCTTTGGGAG ATTTTCAAAGATGGCAGCTTGAGTCATTTTCTCGACGGAAGTGATGAAGACAACTCCAGCTGGATGCGTTTCATTCGCTGTGCTCGCCACGTCAAGGAGCAGAATTTGTATGCATTCCAGTACTGTGAAAATATTTTCTATCGAGCATTCAAGGAAATTCCACCAGGAAGAGAATTGTTGGTTTGGTACGATGATAAATACCCAGAGTTTTATGGAATTCCATTGGCAATGCATGATTACGAATTCATCAGGGAATCTG TATCATCTTCGACTTCTCGAGGATCTCGAAAACCCGGCGCTACAACCACACAAGTGAGTTCTATAGAACACGATCATAAAATGGATGTTTTATTGGAATCACAGGAAAATCCTCGGACAGAAAACAGCAGAATCTCCTCAGCGCAACCTATGCAACCGCGTCTTGTGCGCCCAACGTACAGTACGCGTAATTCCTTCACGAGAGAGCAGGTGATTCCATCTGATGTGACCGATACTCCAAGATATAAAGAGACATTACTACAGGATATCGGGAGAAATAAGAGAAGTGACGTTCCGACAAGTTTGTGCCACACGCAACCCTTCAAGGCTTTTTGTCAACCGTCGTTATCGAGTGATGGTAATTTTATTCATTCAGAAACAAGGAGCAAAGATttgccaaaaatagaaaaacctATACACAGTGAGAAATTGTTGAGTAAGGCTTACGTGTCAACAAAAGAGACAAGTGTGTTACAAGGAAAAGAACCGTCATCTGCAAGTAACAAAGGCCTGTTACAGAAAACATTTAGTGCAACACAAGTGTCTTCAACACAGTTCACTGATA ATGATGAACAAATATCCACTCGCATAATGGAAGGAAATGCAAGCAAGTTGGAGAATACATCGGAGCGTCCTATGCCAGCCCTTCAACCTTACATAACCAAAGCTCCACCCCTTCACAGACACGTTAACACACTCTACTATGAACCAGTAAGCACCCAAACGTCTGGCATACCCATTGAAGAATTTGGCATGTGGCGGTGCCGGCAATGCTTAAAGACATTTACTCAGAGGGTGTCACTTCAAATGCACCAATGTTCCCAGCTTCCTAAGAAGCCCTATCAATGCGGACAGTGCAGACTCTCTTTTGCCACGTCGTCTGAATTAAGAAGTCACGTGGAACTACACACAAATGACAAGTTATTCAAGTGCGGTTTTTGTTCGCGGACGTTTTCGGGGGCCACAACTTTAAACAATCATATACGTACACACACGGGAGAGAAACCATTTATCTGCGAGAAATGCAACAAGACATTTTCACAAGCTAGTCATTTAGCGAGACATCAGCGAAATCCAGGGGAATGCGTGGAGGACCCTTGA